Proteins encoded in a region of the Candidatus Nitrosomarinus catalina genome:
- the carA gene encoding glutamine-hydrolyzing carbamoyl-phosphate synthase small subunit has product MTTKKSSHAKKFGKLIFDDGTVIDGEGFGYSTTTFGEIVFNTGMVGYTEALTDPSYNGQLLTLTYPLVGNYGIPDPKITDEDGISKYFESDKIQIRGLVIHELSLTASHWNLSMTLDEWMYNEKVPGISGIDTRALTMKLRNSGVMMGALVVSDSEIDVEEVKKQLASATHYDSEQFMDEVSTKQEKIYGSEEQTVVIVDTGAKNAIIRNVREIGYRAILVPWNTPYEKIMSYNPKGVVLSSGPGDPQKCPDTISAVKKLIENNVPTLGICLGAQIIGIAGNTDTYKLKYGHRGQNKPCINLDNNQVYVTSQNHGYGITPESLEKSDFDLWFKNADDKTVEGIKHKKQNCIAVQFHPEAAPGPNDCKFIFEKLKTLMESKTNA; this is encoded by the coding sequence ATTACTACAAAGAAATCAAGTCACGCAAAAAAGTTTGGAAAACTAATTTTTGATGATGGGACTGTAATTGATGGTGAAGGGTTTGGTTATTCTACAACAACTTTTGGTGAAATTGTATTTAATACTGGGATGGTTGGCTATACCGAAGCTCTGACAGATCCTTCATACAATGGTCAGTTACTTACTTTGACATATCCTTTAGTTGGAAATTATGGTATTCCAGATCCTAAAATAACTGATGAAGATGGAATTTCAAAATATTTTGAATCTGACAAAATTCAGATTCGAGGATTAGTAATTCATGAATTATCGTTAACTGCAAGTCATTGGAATCTTTCTATGACTTTAGACGAATGGATGTATAATGAAAAAGTTCCAGGTATTTCTGGAATTGATACGCGTGCATTAACTATGAAACTTCGAAATAGTGGGGTAATGATGGGTGCATTAGTTGTATCTGATTCAGAAATTGATGTTGAAGAAGTAAAAAAACAACTTGCTTCAGCAACTCATTATGATTCTGAACAATTTATGGATGAGGTATCTACAAAACAAGAAAAAATCTATGGTAGTGAAGAACAAACTGTTGTCATTGTTGACACTGGGGCAAAAAATGCAATTATCCGAAATGTACGTGAAATAGGATATAGGGCAATTTTAGTTCCGTGGAATACTCCTTACGAAAAAATAATGTCTTATAATCCTAAAGGTGTTGTACTGAGTAGCGGTCCTGGTGATCCACAAAAATGTCCTGATACAATTTCTGCAGTAAAAAAATTAATTGAAAATAATGTTCCTACATTGGGTATTTGTTTAGGTGCACAAATAATTGGAATTGCTGGAAATACTGATACTTACAAATTAAAATATGGTCATCGAGGTCAAAACAAACCTTGCATAAATCTTGATAATAATCAAGTATATGTTACAAGTCAAAATCATGGATATGGTATAACCCCTGAATCTCTTGAAAAATCTGATTTTGATTTATGGTTTAAGAATGCTGATGATAAAACTGTAGAAGGAATTAAGCATAAAAAACAAAATTGTATTGCTGTACAATTTCATCCTGAAGCTGCACCTGGTCCAAACGATTGTAAATTTATTTTTGAGAAACTTAAAACTTTGATGGAGTCTAAAACAAATGCCTAA
- the carB gene encoding carbamoyl-phosphate synthase (glutamine-hydrolyzing) large subunit — MPKNESLKKILVLGSGAIKIGEAGEFDYSGSQCLKAIHEDGLKSVLINPNIATIQTDTRFADQVYLLPVTPSYVESIIEKERPDGIMLAYGGQTALNCGVNLEDAGILKKYGVNVLGTQVQGIKNTEDRQLFKDQMKAAGVPVLKSKTVTNFDDAKKAAEELSYPVIIRVAYTLGGRGGGIAHNEIELHEIVERGVKASLVGQVLIEEYIGHWKQIEYEVMQDYDGNNVIVCNMENVLSMKVHTGDNIVVAPSQTIDNHEYHVLRSAALRATKHVGIVGECNIQYALDSDSDRYVAIEINPRLSRSSALASKATGYPLAYMSAKIGLGYNLSELVNRITKSTTACFEPSLDYVVCKHPRWDFSKFELVNRKLGVTMKSVGEVMAVGRTFEESLQKAIRMLDIGNDGLVLNRTNGKKYSEEEIEYRLSHHDDEILYNVAIALKMGISVNRIYKLSAIDPWFIEKIQNIVDTEAKLQESELNESMMWEAKKMGFSDKQIAKSKNKDPDEIRQTRKKLGVIPSVKQIDTLAAEWPAVTNYLYLTYGGNSNDISVPVDEKGIIVVGAGPYRIGSSVEFDWGTVNMVWGLQENGEKHVSVVNCNPETVSTDYDICTRLYFEELTQERLLDITEFENPKGVITCVGGQTANNLTPGLAQRGINIMGTSAIDVDRAEDRSKFSAELDKLHIQQPKWQAFSNLSEAKSFAQEVEFPVIVRPSYVLSGAAMKVVWSQDELKTYVKEATDVSPDHPVVISKFMLNSLEVDVDGISNGKEVVIGAIVEHIDSAGVHSGDAMMCIPPWRLNNKIIETINDYTKKIALTFNVRGPFNLQFLIHDDHVYVIELNIRASRSMPFVSKLVKTNLISLASKAILDKPLPKIPENKWQKITNYGIKVPQFSFMQLDGADIALGVEMQSTGEAACFGNSFYDALSKGLTSVGYNLPKKGTALVTVGGATNKEKLLPSIAKLKQLGFKILATEHTAEFFEEKLGDVEIVHKISEPERKPNISDLLYEKKIDFIINIPSTLSLEKYVGMLDDEYQIRRKSLELGIPVLTTLELADSFVKTLEWLKDNKPTIDPIAPYDKYE, encoded by the coding sequence ATGCCTAAAAACGAATCCTTGAAAAAAATTCTTGTACTTGGTAGTGGTGCAATAAAAATTGGTGAAGCTGGAGAATTTGATTATTCTGGAAGTCAATGCCTAAAAGCAATTCATGAAGATGGACTCAAAAGTGTTTTAATTAATCCAAACATTGCAACAATTCAAACTGATACTAGATTTGCAGACCAAGTGTATCTATTACCTGTTACCCCGTCATATGTTGAATCTATTATAGAAAAAGAAAGACCTGATGGGATCATGTTGGCTTATGGTGGTCAGACTGCACTCAATTGTGGTGTCAATCTTGAAGATGCTGGAATTCTCAAGAAATATGGTGTAAATGTTCTTGGAACTCAAGTTCAGGGAATTAAAAATACTGAAGACAGACAGCTTTTCAAGGATCAAATGAAGGCTGCAGGAGTTCCTGTGCTTAAAAGTAAGACTGTAACAAACTTTGATGATGCAAAAAAGGCTGCAGAAGAACTATCTTATCCTGTGATAATTCGTGTGGCTTACACCCTTGGTGGGCGTGGAGGTGGAATTGCCCATAATGAAATTGAACTTCATGAAATCGTTGAACGTGGTGTAAAGGCCAGTCTTGTTGGCCAAGTATTAATTGAAGAATACATTGGACATTGGAAACAAATCGAATATGAAGTCATGCAAGACTATGATGGGAATAATGTAATCGTATGTAATATGGAAAATGTTCTATCTATGAAAGTTCATACCGGTGATAATATTGTAGTTGCCCCTTCGCAAACAATTGACAACCATGAATATCATGTGCTCCGTTCAGCAGCATTACGTGCAACAAAACATGTTGGAATAGTTGGAGAATGTAACATACAATATGCATTAGATTCTGATTCTGACAGATATGTTGCAATTGAAATCAATCCACGTCTTTCACGTTCATCCGCCCTTGCAAGTAAAGCAACTGGTTATCCACTTGCATACATGTCTGCAAAAATTGGATTGGGATATAATTTATCTGAGCTTGTAAATAGAATCACAAAAAGTACTACTGCTTGTTTTGAACCCTCTCTTGATTATGTTGTATGTAAACACCCTCGATGGGACTTTTCAAAATTTGAACTTGTAAATCGTAAACTCGGAGTTACGATGAAATCTGTTGGTGAAGTTATGGCCGTTGGCAGAACCTTTGAGGAATCTTTGCAAAAAGCAATCAGAATGCTTGACATTGGAAATGATGGACTTGTATTGAATCGTACAAATGGGAAAAAATATAGCGAAGAGGAAATAGAATACAGACTTTCACACCATGATGATGAAATACTCTATAATGTTGCAATTGCACTAAAAATGGGAATTTCTGTAAATAGAATTTACAAACTATCTGCAATTGATCCTTGGTTTATTGAAAAAATACAAAATATTGTAGACACTGAGGCCAAACTCCAAGAATCTGAACTTAACGAATCTATGATGTGGGAAGCAAAGAAAATGGGGTTTTCAGACAAACAAATTGCCAAATCCAAGAACAAAGATCCTGATGAAATTCGTCAAACACGCAAGAAATTAGGAGTAATTCCATCAGTTAAGCAGATTGATACATTAGCTGCAGAATGGCCTGCTGTTACAAACTATCTGTACCTCACTTATGGTGGTAATTCTAATGACATTTCAGTTCCTGTAGATGAGAAAGGAATAATCGTTGTTGGGGCTGGTCCATATAGAATTGGAAGTAGTGTAGAATTTGATTGGGGTACGGTGAACATGGTATGGGGATTACAAGAAAATGGAGAGAAACATGTTTCAGTAGTTAATTGTAATCCTGAAACTGTTTCAACTGATTATGATATTTGTACAAGGTTGTACTTTGAAGAACTAACTCAAGAGCGTCTTCTTGACATTACTGAATTTGAAAATCCAAAAGGCGTGATTACTTGTGTTGGTGGTCAAACTGCAAATAATTTAACTCCTGGTCTTGCACAACGTGGAATAAACATAATGGGAACTAGTGCAATAGATGTTGATAGAGCTGAAGACCGTTCTAAATTTAGTGCTGAACTTGACAAACTGCACATACAACAACCAAAATGGCAAGCATTTTCAAATCTTAGTGAAGCAAAAAGTTTTGCTCAAGAAGTTGAATTCCCAGTAATCGTTAGACCTTCTTACGTTTTGTCTGGAGCTGCAATGAAAGTTGTTTGGTCTCAAGATGAACTTAAAACATATGTGAAAGAAGCAACAGATGTTTCTCCTGATCATCCTGTTGTAATATCAAAATTCATGTTAAATTCACTTGAAGTTGATGTTGATGGAATTAGTAATGGAAAAGAGGTAGTTATTGGTGCAATAGTTGAACACATTGACTCAGCTGGTGTACACTCTGGTGATGCAATGATGTGTATTCCTCCATGGAGATTAAACAACAAAATTATTGAAACAATTAATGATTATACTAAAAAAATTGCATTAACATTTAATGTACGGGGACCGTTTAACTTACAATTTTTAATACATGATGATCATGTTTATGTCATTGAGCTGAACATCAGAGCTTCAAGGTCTATGCCATTTGTCTCAAAACTGGTCAAAACAAACTTGATTTCACTAGCATCTAAGGCTATTTTGGACAAACCTTTGCCTAAAATCCCTGAAAACAAATGGCAAAAAATTACTAACTATGGAATTAAAGTCCCTCAATTTTCATTTATGCAACTAGATGGTGCAGATATTGCATTAGGTGTTGAAATGCAATCTACGGGAGAAGCTGCTTGTTTTGGTAATAGTTTCTATGATGCATTGTCAAAAGGTCTGACTTCAGTTGGATATAATTTGCCTAAGAAAGGGACTGCACTTGTAACTGTTGGAGGTGCAACAAATAAAGAAAAACTTTTGCCTAGTATTGCAAAACTCAAACAGTTAGGATTCAAAATTTTAGCAACAGAACATACTGCTGAATTTTTTGAAGAAAAACTTGGTGATGTTGAAATTGTACACAAAATTTCAGAACCTGAAAGAAAACCAAACATATCTGATTTACTTTATGAGAAAAAGATAGACTTTATCATAAATATTCCAAGTACTCTATCTTTGGAAAAATATGTGGGAATGCTTGATGATGAATATCAGATACGAAGAAAATCTTTGGAGCTGGGAATTCCTGTTTTGACAACTCTTGAACTGGCAGATTCTTTTGTTAAAACTTTGGAATGGCTTAAAGACAACAAACCTACAATAGATCCAATTGCTCCTTACGACAAGTATGAATAA
- a CDS encoding V-type ATP synthase subunit F, protein MKIFTVGSKSFVTSFQLAGIPGIISETPDSALTEITKLTDDSDVGLVLVSDDITESINDELTALRAQKSTLVFALPATGSEKTEVDYRVMLKKILGV, encoded by the coding sequence ATGAAAATATTCACTGTAGGCAGTAAATCCTTTGTAACAAGTTTTCAATTGGCAGGAATTCCGGGAATAATTTCTGAAACTCCTGATTCTGCGTTAACAGAAATAACAAAATTAACTGATGATTCTGATGTGGGATTAGTTTTAGTCAGTGATGATATTACTGAATCTATTAACGATGAATTAACTGCACTTAGAGCACAAAAATCTACTCTTGTCTTTGCATTACCTGCAACTGGAAGTGAAAAAACTGAGGTTGATTATAGAGTAATGTTGAAAAAGATTCTCGGTGTTTGA
- a CDS encoding zinc-dependent dehydrogenase produces MKTASVKGSSIISVDETSKPKLNSGDILVQMHACGICGSDLEKVFGQYGQPSMRLGHEPAGVILDVASDVVDFKKGDRVFTHHHVSCYDCHFCNHGNETMCKKYSETNLSPCGLSEEYVVPAWNVSHGGVLKISDSMSFEEAAMIEPLACCVRAWKKCDYNEGDSTAIFGVGPTGMMHVMLAQAKKFSKIFCFDVNDFRLDFAKKFNITESISSMDENRTQKILDQTNNLGVDVAIVATSSLKALEDAIDMVRKGGTVMMFGVPSKGAMIDLDMSKVYSKEITLVTSYAASDDDTKAALELIESSKIDVKQLITHTYSISDTQKAFDHAKTGDNAMKIIITK; encoded by the coding sequence ATGAAAACCGCATCAGTAAAAGGCTCATCAATTATTTCCGTTGATGAAACTTCAAAACCCAAATTGAATTCTGGTGATATTTTAGTTCAAATGCATGCATGTGGAATTTGTGGTTCTGATTTGGAAAAAGTATTTGGTCAATATGGTCAACCATCAATGCGTTTAGGTCATGAACCTGCTGGAGTTATTTTAGATGTTGCATCTGATGTTGTAGATTTTAAGAAAGGTGATAGGGTATTCACTCATCATCATGTTTCATGTTATGATTGTCATTTTTGTAATCATGGAAATGAAACAATGTGTAAAAAATACTCTGAAACTAATTTGTCTCCTTGTGGTTTATCTGAAGAATATGTTGTACCTGCTTGGAATGTTTCTCATGGTGGTGTTTTAAAAATTTCTGATTCTATGAGTTTTGAAGAAGCTGCAATGATTGAACCTTTAGCATGTTGTGTAAGAGCTTGGAAAAAATGTGATTATAATGAAGGTGATTCAACTGCAATTTTTGGAGTTGGTCCAACTGGAATGATGCATGTGATGCTTGCTCAGGCAAAAAAGTTTTCTAAAATATTTTGTTTTGATGTAAATGATTTTAGATTAGATTTTGCAAAAAAATTCAACATAACTGAATCCATTTCTTCAATGGATGAAAATAGAACACAGAAAATTTTAGATCAAACTAACAATTTGGGCGTTGATGTAGCAATTGTTGCAACTAGTAGTCTAAAAGCTCTTGAAGATGCAATTGATATGGTTCGAAAAGGAGGCACTGTAATGATGTTTGGTGTTCCTTCTAAAGGTGCTATGATCGATTTAGATATGAGCAAAGTTTACTCTAAAGAAATTACGCTTGTTACAAGCTATGCTGCATCTGATGATGATACTAAAGCAGCACTTGAATTAATTGAATCATCTAAAATTGATGTGAAACAATTGATTACTCATACTTATTCTATATCTGATACACAAAAAGCGTTTGACCATGCAAAAACTGGTGATAATGCAATGAAGATTATCATTACAAAATAA